The genomic DNA GCGGCTGGCGCCGCCACGGACCGCCTCCAGCTCGTCGATGCCCAGCTCGATTTCCTGCGATGCCAGCTTCATCTGCTGGCCGAAGCGGGCGCCGGCCGGGCTGACGAGCATCCCGGCCGCGGTGCGGTAGAACAGGGAGACGCGGAGGTTCCCTTCCAGATCCCGCGCGGCGCGCTGGACCGAGGCGGAGGAGATGCCGAGCCCCTTCGCTGCCGCCTCGAAGGAGCCATGCTCGATCGCTCCGACCAGCGTCCGCACCTGCGAGCGGGTCAGGCGGTTGACGATCGGCTTCGCGGCGGCCGCGGTCGCCGCCGCGCCGGTGGCGATGACCGCCCGCTCCGTCTGGTCGAAGAAGCGCTTCACACGGGCATGGAAGATTTCGCCAAGTTCGTTGAGGTAGCTGCCGCTGGCGCGGCGATCGACCAGCACCGCGCCGATCTGTTCCTCGAGCTTCGCGAGGGCCTGGGTGACCGCGGGCTGCGAGAGGCCGCATCCCTCGGATGCGCGGCGGACGCTCCGGAAATCGCCGATGGCCTCGAACAGGCGAAGCTGGCGGAAGCTGAGGGCGCCGGCAGGTGTGTCGGCTGGCTGGTTCGACATTCTTATATCCTCCCCGATATTCGTTTTCCGGAAATCCTATCGGGGCACGGTGCTCCATCCAAGCGGCCCGAAGGCTTGCCGGCGCGCGCGGCCGGGCGCGAATGCCGGGAGAAGCCACGACGTTTCAGCCGTAAAATTATTCAATATCAATGATTTATTCTGCATGACGCGCCGCACGCGCGGGACATCGGGCGCCCTCGGGCCGGATGTCGAATCTATCACTCCGGTGGCTGATCTTATATCGGTGCAGCGCAATATCGATCACCTCTGGCCACGCCGCAAAAGCAACAATCCTATCGCACGGCAGGACCGGATCGGGGGATCGGACCGGGCGTCTATAAGTTCTGTGTCGCGGCTGGTTCGTTTGATCGAGGTCGCGTTGACAGCCGCCGGTCCCGCTCGCTTCCCTCAGGCCGATCACTGGGCCTCCGCCACAGGCCGGCCCGCGCTGCCCCCGAGGGAGAAAGACATGGCCGACAAGCTCCATCTGACGCTGGCGATCGCCGAGCATCCGCACACCTCGGCGATCCGCGACGGCTCGATCCCGATCGAGGGCGTCGATGCCGAGATCATCACCGTGAAGCCGCAGATCGGCGCGTTCCGGCGGATGGTCCGTGACGTCGAGTTCGATGTCTGCGAGCTGGCGCCGACAACCTACATCATCGCCCGCGCCTATGGCGCGCCCTTCGTGGCTCTGCCGATCTTCGTGGTCCGGCGCTTCCACCATTCGGGCATGCTGGTCCGCCCCGATGCGGGCATCGCCACGCCGAAGGACCTGGAGGGCAAGAAGGTCGGCGTCCGCGCCTATTCGGTGACGACGGGCGTGTGGCTGCGGCAGGCGCTGATGGACGATTGCGGGCTGGATGCGTCGAAGGTCACCTGGGTGGTCGATGACGAGGAGCATGTCACGCAGCTCAGGCTCCCGCCCAATGTCGTCCATGCGCCGGAGGGACGCAGCCTCGCCGACATGATGGCCGCGGGCGAGCTTTCCGCCGGGGTCGAGGGCGCGGCCGGGATCGGGCGCACCGGCGCGCCGACCGGCGGCTGGCAGGAGGTCGAGGCCGACTACCCGGACCTGCTGCCCAACGCGGCGGAACTTGAGGCGGACTACTATCGCCGCACCGGCGTCTATCCGATGCACGGCACCATCGTGGTCAAGGATTCCGTGCTCGCCGAGCATCCCTGGGTCGCGAAGTCCCTCTACGACGCCTTCGACCGCGCCAAGCGCGAGTGGCTGGAGCGCATGCGCGCCGAGGGGCCGAAGAACGCCACCGAGAAGAAGTACATGAAGCTGACCGGGATCGTCGGCCCCGACCCCCTGCCCTATGGCATCGAGGAGAACCTGGCGACGATCAAGGCGCTGGAGGAGACCGCGTTCAGGCAGGGCCTCACCCCGCGCCGGATGCGCATCGACGAGCTCTTCGTCGATCCGGTCCGCGTTCCGGAACGGATCTGAGCCGCCTCCCGCCCCAACCCAGCGCGCGCACTGGAAAGCAAGATGATCATCGATTGCCACGGCCATTTCACCACCGTGCCCAAGTCCTTCCGGGACTGGCGCGCCCGGCAGGTGGAAACCGCCGACGACCCGCTGAACGCGCCGGACAAGCGCGATGCCGTCCTCTCGGACGACCAGATCCGGGAAGCGATCGAGGGTGGGCAGCTCAGGCTCCAGCAGGAGCGCGGCAGCGACCTGACGCTCTTCTCGCCGATCGCGGGGCTGATGAGCCACCATCTCGGCAACGAGCGCACCAGCCTGGAATGGGCGGAAATCTCGAACAACAACGTGAAGCGGGTGACCGAGCTGTTCCCGCAGAACTTCGCGCCGGTCTGCCAGTTGCCGCAGTCGCCCGGTGCGCCGCCGGCCAACAGCATCCCGGAACTGCGCCGCTGCGTCGAGGAGATGGACTTCGTCGGCTGCAACATCAATCCCGACCCGACCGGCGGCTACTGGACCGGCAAGCCTTTCACCGACCGTGAATGGTATCCGCTGTTCGAGGCGATGTGCGAGCTGGACGTGCCGGGGATGGTCCATGTCGCCGCCTCCTGCAACCCGAACTTCCATGGCACCGGCGCGCATTACCTCAACGCCGACACCTCGGTGTTCATGCAGATCCTCCAGTCCGACCTGTTCAGGGATTTCCCGACGCTGCGGCTGGTCATCCCGCATGGCGGCGGCGCGGTGCCCTATCACTGGGGCCGGTATCGCGGCATGTCGCTGGAGATGATGGAGCGTCCGCTCGAAGGGCTGCTCGACAACATCTTCTTCGACACCTGCGTGTACCACAAGCCGGGCGTCGCCCTGCTGACCGAGGTCATCCCGGCCGACAACGTCCTCTTCGGCTCGGAGATGATCGGCGCGGTGCGCGGCAAGGACCCCTGCACCGGCCACCACTTCGACGACACCAAGCGCTATGTCGACGGGCTGGCGCTGAGTGCGGAGGACAAGCGGAAGATCTTCGAGGGCAATGCACGCCGGGTCTATCCGCGGCTCGATGCCCTTCTCAGGGCGCAGGGCCGCTGAAGGGCGGATGCGGGAAAGTTATGGCCCGCGACGGAAGATGAACTTCCCGGGGCATCCGGCGCGGTCCCCAATGCAACACCGGCATGGACCGCGCCGACCCAGTTGAGAGGCCCAGATGTCATCGATCATCGATATCCACCCGCATGTGATTTCGGACGACGAGGGGCGCTATCCCCCGGCGCCGCTGTTCGGCAAGCGGTCCGACTGGTCGCAGGAACGCCCCTGCACGGTCGAGACGCTGATCGCCGCGATGGACGAGGCCGGGGTGGACAAGGCCGCCGTCGTGCACTCCTCGACCACCTACGGCTTCGACAACAGCTATGTCGTCGATGCCTGCAGCCGCTATCCGGGCCGGCTGGTCGCGGTCGGCTCGGTGGACGTGCTGGAGCCGGATGCCGTGGAAACCATCCGGCGCTGGGTGGACAAGGGGCTCAAGGGGCTGCGCCTCTTCACGGGCGGCAGCACCAAGGAGTTCGATCCCAGCGAGCTCGACGACCCCCGCGCCTTCCCCGCCTGGGAACTGTGCGGCGAGCTCGGCCTGCCGATGTGCATCCAGACCGGGGCGGTCGGTCTGCCGCAGGTGACCGCCCTCGCCAAGCGCTTCCCGGACGTGCCGATCATCCTCGACCACCTCGCCCGCCCCGACGTGTCCGACGGGCCGCCCTATGCGGCGGCGCAAAGCCTGTTCGACCTGGCGGCGATCCCGTCGATCCATCTCAAGCTGACGCCGCGGATCATGGGCGATTCCCGGAAGGGCGCGGCGACGCCGGAAACGTTCTTTCCCAGGCTCGTCGAGGTGTTCGGCGCGGACCGGCTGGCCTGGGGATCGAACTTCCCGACATCGCCGGGCACGCTGTCCGAGATCAGGAAGACCGCCGAGGACCGTCTGTCGTCGCTGAGCGAAGCCGACCGTGCGACGATCTTCGGGCGGACCGCGAAGAAGCTCTATCCCGCGCTGGCCGACTGATACATCGGGCTGCCCGGCGGCGCCCCCGCTTTCACCACGGCCCCGATCCTGGCCTTCTTCGTGCCGGGATCGGTGCCGGAAATCGCGCCCATCCCTTTGCCCGTTCCGATCGACCTGCACACGGCGCATGACGCGATGCCGGCCGTCCTGGCGATGGGCATCGGTCTCGTTATCGCCACCGCGCGCCGGTCCCTCTCCCTGATTCCGATCCCAGGGACTTCGCCAGGGCATTCCGCTGCGAGTTCCGCACGGGTCCTGCATCTTCTCCCATGCGGAAATCGCCTTCTTGACCCGGTGGCCATTCCGGGCGGCGTCCTGTCGTCAATCTTCGGAGTGAATTTTTGGTCTGACCAATAATCCAGCTCAGACTGTTAAAAGACAGTTGACCATGCAAAGTCCGGGTCGATAGAACCGGATCTCAGGGAAAACACACTGAATTGGTCCTACCAATTCAGTCTCACCGAGAGCCACTCGCACCCGTGAGTGTGGAGGACGATCCATGTCGGCCTGGCCGCAGAACTACGACCCCTTGGGCAATATCTGGTTGTCGAGCCTGATCGCCTTCGTGCCGATCGCCTTCTTCTTCCTGGCGCTGACGGTCCTGCGGCTGAAGGGCTATGTCGCCAGCACGATCACGGTGGCGCTCGCCCTCGCGGTCGCCGTGCTGTTCTACGGCATGCCCATGGGGCAGGCCGTCGCTTCCGGGGCCTATGGCTTCGTCTATGGGCTCTGGCCGATCGCCTGGATCATCATCGGGGCGGTCTTCCTCTACAAGATCTCGGTCCGGACGGGGCAGTTCGAGATCGTGCGGGCCTCGATCCTCTCGATCACCGAGGACCAGCGGCTGCAGCTCCTGATCGTCGGCTTCTCCTTCGGCGCCTTCCTGGAGGGCGCCGCGGGCTTCGGCGCGCCGGTCGCGATCACCGCCGCGCTGCTGGTCGGCCTGGGCTTCCGGCCGCTCTACGCGGCGGGGCTCTGCCTGATCGTGAACACGGCACCGGTGGCCTTCGGGGCCATGGGCATTCCCGTCATCGTGGCCGGGCAGGTGACGGGGCTGGACCCCTTTGTCATCGGCCAGATGGCGGGCCGCCAGCTTCCCTTCATGACGCTCATCGTGCTGTTCTGGGTCATGGCCATCATGGATGGCTGGCGCGGCGTGCGCGAAACCTGGCCGGCGGTCGTGGTCGCGGGCGGCTCCTTCGCCATCGTGCAGTTCCTGACCTCGAACTTCATCGGCCCCGAGTTGCCGGACATCACCTCCTCCCTGGCCTCCCTGCTCTGCCTCACCCTCTTCCTGCGTGTCTGGAAGCCGGCGCGGATCTTCCGCTTCGAGACGGCGGAGGCGGAGGCTTCGGGCCTGGCCCGGGCGCGGCCCGCCGGGGCGCAGGTCGCGGCGGTCGGCGATGCGGCGTCGGCCCCCGCTTCCTCCCCCGGGCGCCGCCACACGCCGGGCGAGATCGCGCTGGCCTGGTCGCCCTTCCTGATCCTCACGGCGATGGTGACGCTGTGGAGCATCAAGCCCTTCAAGGCCCTCTTCGCCGCGGGCGGGGCGCTGAGCGGCTGGGTCCTCGCCATCCCCGTGCCCTCGCTGCACCGGCTGGTCGAGAAGATGCCGCCGATCACCGCCGCGCCGGTGCCCTATGACGCGATCTACCGCCTCGACTGGTTCTCCGCGACCGGCACGGCGATCTTCCTGGCCGCCCTGCTCTCGGCCCTGCTGCTGCGCCAGCGGCCGGTGGACACGGTGCGGACCTTCGGCGAGACACTGGCCGAGCTGCGCACGCCGATCTATTCCATCGGCATGGTGCTGGCCTTCGCCTTCATCGCCAACTATTCCGGCCTCTCGGCGACGCTGGCGCTCGCCCTGGCGCATACCGGGGCGGCCTTCCCCTTCTTCTCGCCCTTCCTGGGCTGGGTCGGCGTCTTCCTGACCGGCTCGGACACGTCGTCGAATGCGCTCTTCGGTGCCTTGCAGGCGACGACGGCGCAGCAGATCGGGGTGTCGGATATCCTGATGGTGGCGGCGAACACCACCGGCGGCGTGACGGGCAAGATGATCTCGCCGCAGTCGATCGCCATCGCCTGCGCCGCGGTGGGGCTGGTCGGGCGCGAATCCGACCTCTTCCGCTTCACGGTGCGGCACAGCCTGGCCTTCGCCTGCATGGCCGGCCTGATCACCCTGGTGCAGGCCTACTGGCTGACCGGTATGATCCCCTGATGGACCAGGCCGCGACATCCCCCGCCGACGGCGAACGGCTCGCCTCGCAGCTCGCCACGGCGCTGCGGAAGCGGATCGTGGCGGGGGATTTCGGGGTGGGCGACCGGCTGCCGGCCGAACGCGCGCTGGCCGGCGAGTTCGGCGTGTCCCGCTCCTCGGTGCGGGAGGCCATCCAGATGCTCGCCAGCCAGGGCCTGCTGTCGAGCCGCCAGGGCGGCGGCACCTTCGTCCGGGCGCTGCCGGATGCCCATGGGGAGAGCTGGGGACGGCAGGCGATCGTGGAGCCGCTGGAGCAGCTGTTCCGCGACAACCCGGACTACCGCTACGACGTGCTGGAGCTCCGCCTCTCGCTGGAAGGCGCGGCCGCCGCCCATGCCGCGCGGCGGGCCACGGCGGAGGACCGCGAGCGGCTGCGCGAGCGTTTCGAGGCGACGTTGCAGGATGGCGACGACGCCACGCCGGCCGTGCTGGCCCGGGTGGATGCCGCCTTCCACCTCGCCATCGCCGAGGCGTCGCACAACCTCGTGCTGCAGCAGGTCATCCGCGGCATGTTCGACCTTCTGGCGGCCAGCACCTCGCAGAGCCTGGAGAAGCTCTATCTCGTGCCACGGGTCCCCGAGGCCCTGGCGGAACAGCACCGGCTGCTGATGCAGGCGGTGCTCGACGGCGATCCCGACGGTGCACGCGCCGCCTCGGATGCCCATATCGACTTCGTGCGCCTCACCCTGAAGGCGATCGACGAGGACGAGGCCCGCCTCGCCCGTTCCAACCCGCCACGTTCCCCCCTGCCCCATCCCCATCGGCCAGGACGAAGCGGTGGCGCTGACCGGAAGACAGACCCGTGATCCTTTCCCCCATCATCTCCTCCCCTTCCGACTATCGCGAAGCCGCCCGCCGGAGGCTGCCACCCTTCCTGTTCCACTACGCCGATGGCGGCGCCTATGCGGAGCGCACGCTGCGCCGCAACGTCGATGACCTGGCCGAGATCGCGCTGCGGCAGCGCGTGCTGCAGAACATGTCCGACCTGAGCCTGGAAACGCGCGTGCTGGGGCAGGACCTGTCGATGCCCGTGGTGCTGGCGCCGGTCGGGCTGACGGGCATGTTCGCCCGGCGCGGCGAGGTGCAGGCGGCGCGCGCGGCCGAGGCCAAGGGCATCCCCTTCACCCTTTCCACCGTCTCGGTCTGCGACATCGAGGAGGTGAGCGCGGCGGTCACGAAGCCGATCTGGTTCCAGCTCTACGTGCTGCGCGACCGCGGCTTCATGCGCAATGCGCTGGAGCGGGCCAAGGCGGCCGGGATCACCACCCTGGTCTTCACCGTGGACATGCCGACCCCCGGCGCGCGCTACCGCGACGCGCATTCGGGCATGAGCGGGCCGAACGCGGCGTTCCGCCGCATGGTCCAGGCGATGACGCATCCCCTCTGGGCCTGGGATGTCGGGCTGAAGGGCAAGCCGCACGACCTGGGCAACGTGTCGCGCTATCGCGGCCAGGCGACCGGGCTCGCGGACTATATCGGCTGGCTCGGCGCCAATTTCGATCCGTCGATCTCCTGGAAGGACCTGGAATGGATCCGCGACTTCTGGGAGGGGCCGATGGTCATCAAGGGCATCCTCGACCCGGAGGATGCGCGTGACGCGGTGAGCTTCGGCGCGGATGGCATCGTCGTGTCGAACCATGGCGGCCGGCAGCTCGACGGCGTGCTTTCCTCGGCGCGGGCCCTGCCCGCCATCGCCGCGGCGGTGAAGGGAAAGCTCTCGATCCTGGCGGATTCCGGCTTCCGCAACGGGCTGGACGTGGTCCGCGCGCTGGCCATGGGGGCGGATGCGGTGATGCTGGGCCGGGCCTTCGTCTATGCGCTGGCCACGGGCGGCGAGGCGGCGGTGCTGAACCTGCTGAACCTGATCGACAAGGAGATGCGGGTGGCCATGACCCTCACCGGCGCGGCCCGGGTGACCGACCTGAACGAGAATTTCCTGGAACGCGGCCCGGTGGCCGCCAGGGTGGAGCGGCAGGGCGCGCTGTCGTAACCCGGGCCGGCGGCAGCCCTCCGCCCGAAGACTCCGGCTGCCGCCCCCTCCGTGACGCTCCTTCCTATCCTTCCAGGCTGCCCGTCACATCGTCGAACAGCTCGTCCATCGAGAGCTTCCGCGGGATGATCTTCTGCTCATGGGCCCAGTCGATGGCGAGCTGGATGCCCTTGCGGTTGGCCTCGAAGCCCATGGGCGGAAAGGGGTCCGGCAGGCCGCCCTCGGTCAGCCGCCGGCTCTCGCCGATCATGCGGTAGATCTCGCGGACAATGTCCGGCCGCTTCTTCACGAGATCCTCGTGCACGACGAACAGGTGGTTGATCGGCACCACGCCCTCGCGTGCGTACCAGTCCCGCGCGGCGGCCTGCGCGTTGGGGATCAGCCGTTCGACACGCGGGTCCTTGGGAAGGTCCACGCCCTGGAGCGTCGCCGCGAGTTCGCCATCGAGCATCATCTGGCCGATGTCGGACCCCTTGGGCAGGCGCTCGCAGTTCGGCGGGTCGGAATACTCGGCGAGATGCCCCTCGCCGACCGTGCACCAGGTCACCTTGTCGAGATCGACGCCGTACTCGTGCTGGAGGACGCCGCGGACCCACAGACCGGTCGTCTGCGCATAGGTGCGCACGCCGACGCGCCTGCCTTCGATATCCTTTGGGTTCAGGTGGCCGAGCTCGCGGTTGAAGCCGGCGCAATGGTGCTGGAAGCGCCCCGAGATAGGCGCCGGCAAGGCGAGGAAGGGCTTCCCGTAGACCTTGGCCTGCAGGTAGGTGACGATCGCCAGCTCGCCCGCGTCGAACCTGTTCTCGCGCAGCATCGGCTTAAAGCCGTCATGGGCCTGCACCGGGCCGCAATACTCCAGATCCACGATATCGGACGTCACGCGCCCGTCCTTCATCGCCCTGGTCTGCGGGTAGTCGGCCAGGTTGGTCTTCAGCGTCATCACCGCCGTGGTCACCATGCGTCCCTCTCCTTGCCTCGGTTAGAGCTTGACTTCGATCGGCACCGGGCCCTCCGCCGCGACGGAGGGCACGCTCTCCGGGCGGATATCGCCGGCAGGCGGAAGCCGGCCGCCGCACAAGGCGGCGGGGCTCCCGGCGCCGTTCGTCAGTAGCCCGCCAGTTCCCGGCCCTGTCCGACCACGCCGTAGCTGCGGCTGGGCGCCGACATCAGGAACCGGTAGCCTTCCTGGAGCAGCCGCTCGACATTCTTCGCGGTCACATGCGGGTTGCCGACCACCACCTTGTGCCTGTGGCAGGTCTCCGCGATCCTGCGCATCGCATCGACGACCACCGGATGCTCGTACTGGCGCGGATAGCCCAGCTCCTGGCTCAGATCGCCCTCGCCGATCAGGCAGAAGCCGATGCCGGGCACGTTCGCCAGCATGTCGTCCAGATTCTCGATCGCCGTCGTGCTCTCGATCATCAGCCCGACCAGCAGCTCGCCCTGCGGCGCCAGCGGCCAGACATCCGCCTTCGCGTAGTACTCCGTCTGGGTCAGCCCCCAGTAGCGCGCCGCCGCCGCCGGGCCGTCGCCGCGCACGCCCTTGGGCTCGTACAGCGGCGCATCCTTCGGGCGGGCATAGCGGCAGGAGGCGACGGCGTTGTAGGCCTGTTCGACGGTATGGACATGCGGCCAGACCACGCCATAGACGCCGCGGTCGAGCACCTGCTTGGCGAAGGCCTGGTTCATCTCGATGCCGTTGGCGGGGATGCGCGCGAGTGGCGTCACCGACGGCGCGACCGAGCCGGAAGCGGCGATCTGCTTGCGGTTGAGCATGTACTGGAGCGCATCGCCCAGCCCGGCGACGTCGTAGGGATTGTGCTCCATCTCATAGACGATGCCGTCATAGGGCGCGTCGGTCATCTCGGTCGCGGTCTGCCTGTCCACCTTGGCGAAGGCGGTGAAGGCGGGCTTGCCCTGTTCCCATGCCCGGATGACGCCATTGAGACGTTGGCTGTCGGTCATCGCTGTATCCCCGTGAGCTGGTTGCGGAGCCTAGAGCATCGCCCGGCGGCGCGCCGATTGGTATGGCCGGGCATGCGATTGAATCTGCGTCCGCTCGCCCGAAGGGCGCGAGGCCCATGGAGGCCGTTGCATCCTGCGGCGCGGCGGGCCTCGTGCGGATGCGACGCCCGGCCCAGGGCTTCGCCGGAGGCCCGCGCGACGGCCATCATTTCTGCCCCGGGCGCGATTGATTCCCCGGCCGCTCCCGGCGACTGCCGGACCCCGTCTGCTATGCAGGCACCTTCCGGGGCAGAGACCGACACGGCGCACCGCCCCGCAGGACCCGCGGAGGAACGGCCATGAAGATCCAGAACGATCCGCCAGGTTGGAACACGCCCGTCGCCCGGCGCATGGCATCGAGGCGATCGCTCCTCGCTGCTTCCCTGGGTGCATCGGCCCTTGGTGCCTTCGGCCTGCGCGACGCCGCGCATGCGCAGCCCGGCTTCCCGAACAAGCCGATCCGCATCATCGTGAACAACGCGCCCGGCGGCGTGGGCGACCTGGTGGTGCGGCTGACGGCGCAGAAGCTGTCCAAGGCCGTCGGCCAGCCGGTGGTGGTGGACAACCGCGCGGGCGCGGGCGGCATCCTCGCGGGGAACCAGCTGATGGCCTCGGCACCCGACGGTTACACGCTGATGACCTCCGGCAACGCCACGGCGATCCGGCCTTCCCTGTTCAAGTCCTATCCCTTCGACATCCAGAAGGATTTCGCCAGCGTCACCACCCTGGCCTTCTTCCCGATCGCCATCGTGGTGGCATCCAGCTCGCCTCTCCGCACCGCGGCGGATTTCCTGCGGCAGGCGCGGCAGGACGGCGGCAACATGAACATCGGGACCATCGCCGTCGGCAGCACGCAGTTCCTGGCGGCGGAGATGTTCAAGTCCCTCGCCGGCTCGCCCGCCACCACCGTGCCGTTCAACTCGACGCCCCAGCTGATCAACGCGCTGCTGCGCGGCGACGTGCAGGTGGGTTTCGAAACGCTGGGGCCGCTCTGGTCGCAGATGCAGGGCGGGGAGCTGCGCGTGCTGGCGGTGACGCAGGCGAAGCGGGTGGTCAACCTGCCGGACGTGCCGACGCTCATCGAGACCGGCCTGCCGGACTTCGACGTCGCATCCTGGAACTCCCTCGTCGCGCCGGCCGGCACGCCGATCGAGATCCGGCAGAGGCTGAGCAGGGAGGTCAACGCCATCCTCCGCATGCCCGATGTGGAGAAGATCCTGCTGGAGGCCGGGGTGGAGCCGCGCGGCTCCACCCCGGAAGATCTGGATGCGCTGACCGCGAAGGAGATGGAGCGCTGGCGCGTCGTGATCGAGAAGGCGGGCATCGAGAAGCAATAGGCCGCCGGATCACAACCTCTGCGGCCACGGCTAGGCAGCCGGGGGATGCGGGACCAGATCCCGGGCGTGAAGGCAGGGGGGACCGCCCCGGCCAGGAGCGCCAAGGAGGGTTCGGGGCATGGACAGTCCCGCGGGCTACGGCATCGTCAGCCGCACGCTGCACTGGCTGATGGCCGCCTGCTTCGCCTGGCACTTCGCCGGCGCCCTGCTCTATGTCACCGTGCCCGAAGCCGGGGTGACGAAACTCGTCGGCAGCACGCATTTCACCATGGGCTTCACGCTGCTCGTGCTCGTGCTGCTGCGCGGCGCCTGGGGGTTGCTGAACATTCGGCGCCGCCCGCCGCATCCGGGCCGGCTGGGGCACCTCGCGACCATGGGGCACCTGGTGCTCTACGCGCTGATGATCCTCATCCCCAGTTTGGCGCTGTTGCGGCAATACGGGTCGGGAGAGCCCTTCACGCCCTATGGCATTCCGGTGATGCGCGGCTTCGAGGGCAAGATCGCCTGGATGATGGCGCCGGGCGACCTGCTGCACAGCTTCCTGGGTTGGGTGCTGCTGGCGCTCATTCTGGGCCATGTCGCGATGGCCCTGGTGCACCGCTACCTCTGGCACGACGACGTGCTGGGCCTGATGACACGCGGCCGCCGTCGGCGCGTCTGAAGCGCGCCCTCCGACGCCCCCCCCGCCGGAGAGGGCGGCTTCTGTCAGGCCACCGGGGCGGTGGCGGCCTCCCGCGTTTCGGCCTCGTCGAAGGTGCCGGGCAGCGGTTCCGGCTGCGGTGCCGAGCCGGGTTCCGGCGTCCGGTCGCCCTCCCACTTGCCGACCACGGCCGCCGCCAGGGAATTGCCGATGACGTTGGTGGCGGACCGGCCCATGTCCAGGAACTGGTCGATGCCGATGATCAGCAGCAGCCCGGCCTCGGGGATGTTGAAGGTGGAGAGCGTGGCCGCGATCACCACCAGCGAGGCGCGCGGCACGCCGGCCATGCCCTTGCTGGTCAGCATGAGCACCAGCAGCATGACCGCCTGCTGCCCCCAGGTGAGGTCGATATTGTAGGCCTGGGCGATGAAGACGACGGCGAAGGTGCAGTACATCATCGAGCCGTCGAGGTTGAAGGAATAGCCCAGCGGCAGCACGAAGCTGATCACCTTCGGGCTCACGCCGAATCGCGCGAGCTGCTCCATCAGGCGCGGATAGGCGGCCTCGCTGCTGGCGGTGCTGAAGGCCAGCAGGAAGGGCTGCCGCACCAGCGAGACCAGCTCGATCACCCGCCGCCCGAAGAACAGGAAGCCCACCGCCGTCAGCAGGCACCAGAGGATCGCCAGGCCGAGATAGAATTCCGCCACGAACTTGCCGTAGGTGACGAGGATGCCCAGCCCCTGCGTGGTCACGATCGCCGCCATGGAGGCGAAGACCGCCAGCGGCGCCATCAGCATGACATAGCCGGTGACGCGCAGGATGATGTGCGAGAGCGCCTCGATCCATACCACCACGGGGCGCGCCTTCTCCCCCAGCGCGGCGGCGGCCACGCCGAAGAGCAGCGAGAAGACGACGATCTGCAGGATCTCGTTGCGCGCCATGGCGTCGAAGATCGAGACGGGCAC from Roseomonas gilardii includes the following:
- a CDS encoding ABC transporter substrate-binding protein is translated as MADKLHLTLAIAEHPHTSAIRDGSIPIEGVDAEIITVKPQIGAFRRMVRDVEFDVCELAPTTYIIARAYGAPFVALPIFVVRRFHHSGMLVRPDAGIATPKDLEGKKVGVRAYSVTTGVWLRQALMDDCGLDASKVTWVVDDEEHVTQLRLPPNVVHAPEGRSLADMMAAGELSAGVEGAAGIGRTGAPTGGWQEVEADYPDLLPNAAELEADYYRRTGVYPMHGTIVVKDSVLAEHPWVAKSLYDAFDRAKREWLERMRAEGPKNATEKKYMKLTGIVGPDPLPYGIEENLATIKALEETAFRQGLTPRRMRIDELFVDPVRVPERI
- a CDS encoding amidohydrolase family protein; translated protein: MIIDCHGHFTTVPKSFRDWRARQVETADDPLNAPDKRDAVLSDDQIREAIEGGQLRLQQERGSDLTLFSPIAGLMSHHLGNERTSLEWAEISNNNVKRVTELFPQNFAPVCQLPQSPGAPPANSIPELRRCVEEMDFVGCNINPDPTGGYWTGKPFTDREWYPLFEAMCELDVPGMVHVAASCNPNFHGTGAHYLNADTSVFMQILQSDLFRDFPTLRLVIPHGGGAVPYHWGRYRGMSLEMMERPLEGLLDNIFFDTCVYHKPGVALLTEVIPADNVLFGSEMIGAVRGKDPCTGHHFDDTKRYVDGLALSAEDKRKIFEGNARRVYPRLDALLRAQGR
- a CDS encoding amidohydrolase family protein; this encodes MSSIIDIHPHVISDDEGRYPPAPLFGKRSDWSQERPCTVETLIAAMDEAGVDKAAVVHSSTTYGFDNSYVVDACSRYPGRLVAVGSVDVLEPDAVETIRRWVDKGLKGLRLFTGGSTKEFDPSELDDPRAFPAWELCGELGLPMCIQTGAVGLPQVTALAKRFPDVPIILDHLARPDVSDGPPYAAAQSLFDLAAIPSIHLKLTPRIMGDSRKGAATPETFFPRLVEVFGADRLAWGSNFPTSPGTLSEIRKTAEDRLSSLSEADRATIFGRTAKKLYPALAD
- the lldP gene encoding L-lactate permease — its product is MSAWPQNYDPLGNIWLSSLIAFVPIAFFFLALTVLRLKGYVASTITVALALAVAVLFYGMPMGQAVASGAYGFVYGLWPIAWIIIGAVFLYKISVRTGQFEIVRASILSITEDQRLQLLIVGFSFGAFLEGAAGFGAPVAITAALLVGLGFRPLYAAGLCLIVNTAPVAFGAMGIPVIVAGQVTGLDPFVIGQMAGRQLPFMTLIVLFWVMAIMDGWRGVRETWPAVVVAGGSFAIVQFLTSNFIGPELPDITSSLASLLCLTLFLRVWKPARIFRFETAEAEASGLARARPAGAQVAAVGDAASAPASSPGRRHTPGEIALAWSPFLILTAMVTLWSIKPFKALFAAGGALSGWVLAIPVPSLHRLVEKMPPITAAPVPYDAIYRLDWFSATGTAIFLAALLSALLLRQRPVDTVRTFGETLAELRTPIYSIGMVLAFAFIANYSGLSATLALALAHTGAAFPFFSPFLGWVGVFLTGSDTSSNALFGALQATTAQQIGVSDILMVAANTTGGVTGKMISPQSIAIACAAVGLVGRESDLFRFTVRHSLAFACMAGLITLVQAYWLTGMIP
- a CDS encoding FCD domain-containing protein, which encodes MDQAATSPADGERLASQLATALRKRIVAGDFGVGDRLPAERALAGEFGVSRSSVREAIQMLASQGLLSSRQGGGTFVRALPDAHGESWGRQAIVEPLEQLFRDNPDYRYDVLELRLSLEGAAAAHAARRATAEDRERLRERFEATLQDGDDATPAVLARVDAAFHLAIAEASHNLVLQQVIRGMFDLLAASTSQSLEKLYLVPRVPEALAEQHRLLMQAVLDGDPDGARAASDAHIDFVRLTLKAIDEDEARLARSNPPRSPLPHPHRPGRSGGADRKTDP
- the lldD gene encoding FMN-dependent L-lactate dehydrogenase LldD gives rise to the protein MILSPIISSPSDYREAARRRLPPFLFHYADGGAYAERTLRRNVDDLAEIALRQRVLQNMSDLSLETRVLGQDLSMPVVLAPVGLTGMFARRGEVQAARAAEAKGIPFTLSTVSVCDIEEVSAAVTKPIWFQLYVLRDRGFMRNALERAKAAGITTLVFTVDMPTPGARYRDAHSGMSGPNAAFRRMVQAMTHPLWAWDVGLKGKPHDLGNVSRYRGQATGLADYIGWLGANFDPSISWKDLEWIRDFWEGPMVIKGILDPEDARDAVSFGADGIVVSNHGGRQLDGVLSSARALPAIAAAVKGKLSILADSGFRNGLDVVRALAMGADAVMLGRAFVYALATGGEAAVLNLLNLIDKEMRVAMTLTGAARVTDLNENFLERGPVAARVERQGALS